The Haloterrigena turkmenica DSM 5511 genome includes the window ACACGCAGGCCGTCGGCTCCCGGTTCAGGTTCGGCGGCGAGCCGGGGATCGCGACGGGGTCCTCGTCCTCCTCGTCGATCTCCGGGAAGGAGTTCTTCAGCCCCATCGTGTAGGGGTTGGTCGGGTTGACCAGCACGTTATCGACGCTGCCCTGCTCCATCACCTTCCCGCCGTAGAGGATCGACAGTTCGTCGCAGGTCTCGGCGATGACGCCGATCTCGTGGGTGATCAGCAGCAGCGAGCTGTCCATCCGCTCTTGAATCTCCAAGATCTTGTCGATGATCTTGTCCTGGACGATGACGTCCAGCCCGGTCGTCGGCTCGTCGGCGATAATGAGGTCGGGCTCGAGGGCCAGCGCCATCGCGATGGTGACCCGCTGGCGCATCCCGCCGGAGAACTCGTGTGGATAGTCGTCGATCCGGTCGGGATCGAGGCCGACGATCTCGAACAGTTCGCGGACGCGGTCGCGCGCCTTCGCGTCCGTGACGTTGCGGTGGGTGTGGATCGCCTGCGCGATCTGGTCGCCGGTCGACATCACGGGATCGAGCGAGTCCATCGCGCTCTGGGGGATGTAGGCGATGTCCTCCCAGAGGACGTCCCGGCGCTCGGCCTCCGAGAGGGATGTGAGGTCCGTTCCGTTGAACTCGATCGTCCCGCTCTCGACGGTGCCGTTGCCGGGGAGTAGCCCCAGCAGCGCCTCCGCGACGGTGGACTTCCCGGAGCCGGACTCGCCGGCGAGGCCGTAGTTGACGCCCTCGTCGATACTAAAGGAGACGTCGTTGACGGCGTGGACTGGTTCGTCGTCGGTCGCGTACGTGACTTTCAGGCTTTCGACGTTGAGTAGCGTCATTGGTCGGTCTGGATTTCGGGGTTGATGACTTCCTCGTAGGCGCGGCCGATGAGGAACACCGAGGTCGTGATCGCGGCGATACCGATGGCCGGCGGGAGCACCCACCACCACGCGACGCGCATGTTGCCCGACGCGAACACCTGCCGGAGCATCCGGCCCCAGCTGGTCATCGTCGGGTCGCCGAAGCCGAGGAAGGCGAGGCTCGCCTGCGCGGCGATCGCCCAGGCGACGCCGTAGGCGGTGTAGAGGAACCCGATCGGCAGGACGTTCGGCGCGACGTGGTACAGCATCGTCCGCAGGTCGCTCGCGCCGCTGGCTCGAGCGGACTTGACGAACGTCCGCTCGCGGACCGAGAGCACCTCCGAGCGGACGACCCGCGCCGGCATCTTCCAGAGGAAGGCGGCGATGATCGCCGTGATCAGCCAGATGTTCGGCGTCATGAACGTCAGCAGCAGCAACGCCATGGGCATGAACGGCAGCGAGAACGTCAGGTCGGTCAGGCGCATCAGGAGTTCGTCGACCCAGCCGCCGTAGTAGCCGCTGACGACGCCGACGGTGAAGCCGAGCGCGCCCGTTCCCAGCCCGCCGAACAGGCCGACGATGAGCGTCGGCCGCGCGCCGGCGAGGAACTGACTGAGCACGTCCTTCCCGTAGGCCGTCGTTCCGAAGAACGCGTCCACGCTCGGGGCGGCGAGCCGGAGCACGGAGCCGCCGTCGCCGCGAACGGTGTGTTCGATCGGGTCGTGGGGGGCCAGGTACGGCCCGAACAGCCCGAGGAAGACGAACGCCCCGACGACGAGCATGCCGGCGAAGGCCATCGGGTCCTGTCGCAGGAACGCGAACTGGTCGCGGACGGTCGTCCACAGTGCGTCGACGCGCTTGTACAGCTCCGCTTTGGGTTTCGTTTCGGTGCTCATGCGGATCCACCTCCGCTCGTCGAGACGGTCGGATCGAAGTACGCGTAGAGGACGTCTGCAAGCAGATTCGCCAGGATAACCGCCAGCGCCATGATGAAGACCGCGGCCTGGACCAGCGGGTAGTCCTGTTGCTGGATGGCCAAGACGAGTTCGCGGCCGATACCGGGCCAGCTGAAGACCACCTCGAGCAGGATCAGTCCCTGGAAGATCATCCCCAGTCGCAGCGTGAAGTAGGTCAGGATGGGCAGCATCGAATTGCGACCCGCGCGGGCCAGTTGCTCCATCTCAGTGAGTCCCTTCGCCCGGTGGAGCTTGAGGAACTCCGAGCCGCGCTTCTCGACGACGCCGTTGCGGGCCAGCAGCAGGAAGTCGCCGCTGTAGTAGAGGACGGCGACGGCGAAGGGCAAGAGGTAGTGATGGAGGAAGTCCAGCGAGGCGAACGTCTCGATGTAGCCGTCCGGCGTCGCCCGGATCGATCGCATCCCGAGCGCCGGGACGATCTCCAGGTTGTACGCGAAGACGATGATGAAGAAGATCGCCGTGATGAACACCGGCGTCGAGCGCAGCAGCGTCGTCGAGACGATGCTGAACTTCTCGAGGCGGCTCCCGCGGTTCCAGCCGGCGTACATCCCCAGGAGCGAACTCAGGATCGCCGTCGTCACCAGCGCGGGCACCAGCAAGATCAGCGAGTTGATCAGCCGCGGCTCGAGGACGTCCCAAACCGGCTGGCTCCGCAGGATGGAGTAGCCGAACTGGAAGGTCAGCAGGCTCCCGAGGTAGTTGGCGTACTGGACCCAGATCGACTGATCGAGGCCGTACATCGCCCGGATCTCGTCGATCTGTTCCTGGTTTAAGTTCCCCGAGGTCACGAGCGCCTCGAAGGGGCTCCCCGGCAGGAGCCGCAGGACGACGAAGATGACCGAGACCGCGACCAGCGTCAGCAGGACGGAGATCGCGAGCCGCTTGAGCAGGAACCGCTGGAACTTCGTCATCGGTTCACCTCCTGAACGATCGACGCGCGGTTCGCTGACCGCGTTGCCCCACGGGTCGCCTTGCGGCGGTCCGGAGTGACACGCTCGACTCGAGTGGTGGGTCGGTTCGGCGTGACACGCTCGACTCGAGCGGTCGGGCGGTCAGTGTGGCGATTCGTCTCCGATCGGGTCCGATCTCGTCGCGGTCGTTGGAGTCGGTTAGTAGTGTGGTACATTGGTGATCCGTTGCTCATGAGAAGTCGGGCTGGCCGAGCTCCGAGCGGCGTTTGTGGGTGTTCTCGGGCTGAATGCGGTCGACGAACGCGCCCCACGCCTCGCCGTTGGGGAACCGCAGGTTGCCGTCGTCGTCCCAGGTGTAGCCCGCGCGCTCGAGGACGTTCCGGGCTTCCTCGACGTCGTAACTGTAGTCGGTCGTGTCGGCGTTGTGCCACTGGGTGAGCGACGAGATCGGGTTCTCGCCGGCCGGCACCGTCGCCTGCCCGTCGAGGAAGTCGTCGACGAACCCCTGCGAGTCGACCGCTTTCGCCAGTGCGACGCGGAACTCCTTGTCCCTGATCGGCGGACAGGAGAACATGAGCTTCGTGTCGAGCGGCGCGTAGCTCCCGGTCGACAGCTTCTCGATCCCGTCCGTGTTGGCCGCCCGGTCGGCCTGCAGGGTCGAGAGGGTCGTCCCGATGGCGTCGATCGATCCGCTCTGGAGCGAGCCGATCAGCGCGTCGACGTTGCTCACGTTGATCCAGATGACGCTCTCGATGCCGGGGCCGCGCTCGGCCTGCTCGCCGAGGGCGTCGGCCCGCCAGTCGTCGTCGAACATCCAGTGGTCGTCGTTGCGCGTGGCCTCGAATCGGGTCCCCTGCTCCCAGTTCTCGAACTGGAAGGGGCCGGTGCCAACGGGGGCGTCCGGGTTGTGCTGCGACGGGTTGTCGACGTCCTCCCACCGGTGTTTCGGGAGGATGACGCTCCGGACGACCCGTTGGGTCATGAACGAGGCGTCGGGGTTCGACAGCTCGAACCGGACCTCGTGGTCCCCGAGTACCTCGACGGACTCGATCGGCTCGTAGAACGGGACCTGACTCGTGGAGGAGTACTCCTTGTACAGTTCGACGGTGAACTTCACGTCCTCGGCGGTGAACGCCTCGCCGTCGTGCCACTCGACGCCCTCGCGCAGCGTGAGTTCGACGGTCGTGTCGTCGACGAAATCGCCGCCGGTCGCCAGTGCGGGGGCCACGTCCAAATCGGGCGTCGCGTCGAATAACCCGTCGTAGATGAACGTAAGTCGATTGGCCTCCGCGCCGCCGGCGGCCCACGGCAGGTTCAGCGAGTTCATCGACGTGGTGACGCCCTTGACGTAGGTCCGGTTGTCCGTCTCGGGCTGGAGGTTGACCTCCGTCCAGACGAACGAGTCCATCGTCGGGCCGTTCCCCGGCGTCTCCACGTAGCCGGTCCATCGGTCCGTGTTCACCGCCGTGATGATCTCCGGGAAGAGCGTGATGAGCGCCCCGACGTCCTCGGCGAAGAGTTCCTGTGCCCGGTCGACGAGCTCCTCGCGTTCGGCCCGATCGGTCGTCTGGGCCTGCTCGGTGAGCACCTCCTGGAGTTCCGGATGGTAGTAGTTATCGTAGTTCGAGAGCGAGCCCTCGGTCCGCCGCATCAACAGCGGGTTCGGATCGAGCCCCCGCTGCGGGTCCGGTCCGTGCGTACTCATCGAGACGATCGCCTCGAGTCCGCGCGTTTCCCAGCTCTGGGCGTACAGCTGATTCAGCGGACGGTCGTTGAGTTCGACGGCGATACCCAAATCGCCGAGCCCCCGCTTGACCATCAACGCGTGTTCGCGCATCCACGGGTCGTCCTCGCTCGAGAACTCGACGGGGAACCGATCGAGCACCGCACCGGCCGTCGCGCTGTACTCCAGTGGCGGCGAGTCGGCGTCGATCGTCTCCCACTCGCGCCAGTACTGCGTCTCGACCGTTTCCGGTACCCCATCGGGCGCGTCCGGCTCGAGGCTGGTGCCGCGACTGCCGCTACAGCCCGCGAGCACGCTCGTCCCGAGCGCCGCGGCGGCCGTGGCGACGTAGCCGCGTCGCGTGAGTCGGTCACCTCCCTCGGTGGCCGATCCATCATGATTTTCTTTGGTCGTCATCCACCCCCACGTTACGGACTAACTAGGTTCGGTTTACTCCCTATCGGCCTCGATAGCTATCGTTCTTTAAGTCAGGTCGTCTATATCAGGCCGATGTAATAAATGGTTGACACCAGAAAGGGGCCTCACTCTCGCGGACCGTAGATGAGTTCGAGGAGGGTTCGCTCCGCGGTCCGTAATCGTTCGCTCGCCGTCGACTGCGCGATCTCGAGTTCGTCGGCGAGTTCGGTCGCCGACGTCTCTCGCGGGATGTCGAAGTAGCCGTTCTCGTAAGCCGTCTCGAGGACTGCCAACTGCTCGTCGGTGAGCTTCGAGACGAGGACTTCGGTCAATCGTCCGCTGTCGAGCGGTTCGCCGGGGTCCTCGTTCTGGGTGACCGACAGCAGTTCGAACTCGCCGAGGGTCTCCTGGACCTCGTCGGCCATCGCCCGGAACTGATCCCAGTCGCGGGTCGTCACCACGGCCTCGAAATCGTCGTTCTGGAGGACGATCCGGTTCGGAATCGCCTCCTGTCGCAGGACGAGACTCAGGATGAACGGATACGATTCGTTGGCCAGGATCGTCAGCCGGCGAATCTCGAGGTCGTCCGACGCGGTCGGGATCTCGCTATCGTAGAACAGCGACACGCCGGAGATCTCCTCGACGACGGCTTCCGGATCGAACTCGGCGTTCGACGTGACGGTCAGAGACTCGATCCACGTCCCGTCTTCGACGTAGAACGCGTTGTCGAGCTCGATGCTCCGGACGTCGTCCAGCTCCCGCCGGAGCTTTGCCATCACGCCAGTCGGCGCCGTCGTGAACTCGATGCGTAGAATTGGCGACCCTCCCTACGGGGAAGAGTCCGACCCGTTCATATATACCTCACGCTTATCGCGATCGGTTGTCAGCCCACTAACGGCCAGTAGACGAGCCACGAGGCGGCGGCGACACCGACGGCGAGCATCATCGTCACGAGGCCAAAGGAGGCGACATCGCGGTGCGACAGCGGTCCGCGGTCCATCGACACCAGCACCGCGGTCGTGTTGAACGGGAGAATCGTCGTCGAGCCGACGACCAGCAACACGGTCAGCGCCAGATACAATCGGTTGACGTCGAAGACGGCCGCGAGCTCGAGGACGATCGGCAGCGCGACCACGATCGCCGCCGAGCCGGTCGAGAACAGAATCCGAATTCCGACGGCCAGGGCGATCAACACCGCGACGAGCTGCCACTGGGCGAGCGCCGCGAACGGGATCCACCGCGTGAGGGCGTCGACGATCGCCACGATGGCGCCGGTCGTCTCCAACACGTCGAGAATCGACAACATCGCGCCGACGAGGAAGATGATCCCCCAGTTGACCCCCGCGATATCGTCGGCCGTGATGATGCCGACCTGAGGTAGCGAGAGCACGACGACCGCGGCGACCGCCGGGAGCACCGTGGGAATCCCGACGAACGAGCCGCCGATCCAGCCCGCGATGGCGCCCAGAAGGACGAGCGCGACGAGACGCTGGTCTCGAGTCAGCGAGGGCGATCCGTCGCCGTCCGTCTCCAGTTGCGGTTCGTCGACATCTGTCCTCGGTTCGGTCCCCTCCCCGTCCGCCTCGAGTCGCGTCCCGGCGGTTGCGCCGAGCGTCGTCTCGCCGTCGACAGCCGCGAACAGGCCCGCACAGAGCGTCGCCGCCGCGTACAGGGCGATCGTCGGCGGCAGCATCAACACGGCCCAGTCGACCCAGGTGATCGGCCGCACCGAGGTCGCGATAATCTCGGAGGTGACCAGCGCCATGCCGCCGCCGGTCATCAGCGCCATCGACCCGATCGGGTTGACGTGACCGAGGACGAGAAACGCCCCGGTTTCGAAGCCGTCGTCGCCCGCGCCGAACGCGGCCGCGAGCCGCTTCACGATCGGGATGAACGTTACCGCGCGCGCCATCGCCGACGGCATCACCAGCGCCAGCGCGAGGACGCTCCCGGCGACCGAGCGCAACGCGCGCCGCGGCGTGCTCTCCGCCGTCAGCAGTCGGCGCGCCAGCCGCCGGTCGAGACCGACGCTCGTCGTCGCGTCGCCGAGCAGCAACAGGAGCAGCAAGAAGAAGACGAGCGTTGACGTAAAGCCCGTCGCGGCCGCGTCGAACGAATCGACCGTCTCCAGCGCGAACAGTAACGTGACGCTGAGCACGCTCGAGACGACGTACGGAATCGGACGCGTCAGCCACAGGACGAGCGCCGACGCGAAGACCGCCAGCGCGCGTTGTCCCGCGACGGTCACCGCCGCCGGAGGAGGAACCATCGTCCCGACCGCGAGGATGGCAGCGGCCGCGAGCAGCCCCAGGAATTGCCGCGACGTGAGCGTCGTCTCCGTCCCTGCCCGCGCATCGTCCCGATCAGCCATTACCAGCACCGTCGTCGGTTCCGGTGAAGAAGCTGGTGACACCGCGGTCGAGAACGAAGCGGGACAGCGTTGCCGCTAGAAACGAGTCGTTACCGGGTCGGAGCGGACGCGAGCACTACGAATGAGCCCGAGGGAGCCAGCCCAGGGTGTCACCCCCGACCGCTACCGCGCCGTCACGCCTCGTCTCGAGTGCGCTCGGCTTCCGCCCGCGCCTGCTCGATCTTCTCGTCTAACTTCTTCGTCACGGTGTATTTGAACTCGTCGGGCATCTGGCCGTAGTTGATTTCGACGGTCAGCATGGCGTCGCAGCCGTCGACGATCTCGGGCGCCCAGCTTCCCTGCGCGAGTTTCGACTCCTCGGTGACTACGGCTTCGCCGTCCTCGACGTCGATGAACGCCGTCACCGTGTTCCAGATGGAGGGGTTGCTCGTGGTCGCCTCGTCGAACAGGCCCTCGAGTCGCGAGTCCCGGAGCTCTTCGGTCGCGACCTCCTCGCGTAACGCCTCGAGGGCGTCGGCCAGCGCCTCGTACTCCGCCGCCGGTCGCTCGGAATCGTCGAGGATCATCGTCCCCACCTCGCGTGGTCGTGTGGATGCATCTTAGCTAGCATTGTGGCTGGACGACCAAGTCTTCCACGTTACGCGGCGTTCGCGATCCCGGTCGCGGCCGCCGCTGACCGATGTCGAAGGGGGCGCGTCGACGGCGGACGGCTAACTGCTGTCTTCGATAAGAGTATCCGGTCGATACGCGCGACTATCGGTACCGGTGGCGGCTCGTTCCGCGTCGCACCCCCGCTCGCGGTCGTCAGCCAGTGTTCGGATCCGGCGGCGACTCCCCCTCGGAGTCGTCGGCGACCTCGAAGCGCGTCGCGCCACAGGAGCACCCCTCTTGGCCGATGACGCGAATCGTCCCGTCGGGCCACTGTCGGGCCGCGTAGACGGATCCGCACTCTTCGCACACTGCCATAACCCGCGTTACGTCGTCTTTGTGAGCCATCCCCGAGACGACAGAACGCAGATTGCGCGAATTAAACTTGCTACTTGGAAAATCACAGTCAACTACAAGTAATCACCTCGGAATTCGATAAAGATCACCGAACGAGTTTTCTCAACATTCGTTTCGATGAGAGCGAAACGAACGAAAGGGCCAGCGCCGTTCCGATCAGTAAACCCGGATCCCGTCTGCCGGTCTCGAATCGCCGGATCCGATTTGCTGCCAGCCTAACGCCGTCGCGATCGCAGCCCAACCGTCGGGTTTCGCTACGTCAGAGAATCGCTGGCAGTACCGAACGACGGTACTATCGTCACGGCGATACAATCAGGAACGCCGTACAGGACCCTGAAGAGTCGTTCTGTTGGATTTAGTGACAACCTATTTATTATTGGTCCGCTGGACGGGGCACCCGTGACGATGATCGACCAATGGTGGGGTTCCACGCGGGTGGCGTACCGGAGATCGGCTATCGTAGCATCGCGGCTCGGTCAACGCGGGCGGAACGGACGGCGGTCTCTCGGACGCGAGGCGTTCCGTTGGGGGGCGATTGGCGCCTCGAGCCCCGGCCGGCGATCCGTCCGCCGGGGTCGCGCCGTTCGACCCCTATCGGCCGTCGCTGCGAGCATCGTCGCTCAGGTGCGTGCGCGTTCAGAGCGAGGCGCCGACGATGGATAACAGCCGGTCGCGGTCCCGCTGGGACCCGCCCTCCCGTCGGACGGAAGACGAGATCATCGTAGACGTCGTCCAAGCGCTGGCCACCGCGGATCGACTCGACCTGGACGAAGTCGAGTACACGCTCTACGAGTACATCAACCCGGCCGTCCTGACCGAACTCGCCGCCCACGATGGCGGTAGCTGGAAGTTCACGTTCGAAATCGCCGACCACGAGGTGACGCTCACCAGCGACGGCCGGCTCTTCGTCGACGGCGTTCTCTGCCGGGATGACCTGGCGCTCCAACGGTCCTCGTCGACGCCAGCTTACGGGTGAGC containing:
- a CDS encoding ABC transporter permease, which translates into the protein MSTETKPKAELYKRVDALWTTVRDQFAFLRQDPMAFAGMLVVGAFVFLGLFGPYLAPHDPIEHTVRGDGGSVLRLAAPSVDAFFGTTAYGKDVLSQFLAGARPTLIVGLFGGLGTGALGFTVGVVSGYYGGWVDELLMRLTDLTFSLPFMPMALLLLTFMTPNIWLITAIIAAFLWKMPARVVRSEVLSVRERTFVKSARASGASDLRTMLYHVAPNVLPIGFLYTAYGVAWAIAAQASLAFLGFGDPTMTSWGRMLRQVFASGNMRVAWWWVLPPAIGIAAITTSVFLIGRAYEEVINPEIQTDQ
- a CDS encoding ABC transporter permease; the protein is MTKFQRFLLKRLAISVLLTLVAVSVIFVVLRLLPGSPFEALVTSGNLNQEQIDEIRAMYGLDQSIWVQYANYLGSLLTFQFGYSILRSQPVWDVLEPRLINSLILLVPALVTTAILSSLLGMYAGWNRGSRLEKFSIVSTTLLRSTPVFITAIFFIIVFAYNLEIVPALGMRSIRATPDGYIETFASLDFLHHYLLPFAVAVLYYSGDFLLLARNGVVEKRGSEFLKLHRAKGLTEMEQLARAGRNSMLPILTYFTLRLGMIFQGLILLEVVFSWPGIGRELVLAIQQQDYPLVQAAVFIMALAVILANLLADVLYAYFDPTVSTSGGGSA
- a CDS encoding ABC transporter substrate-binding protein; this encodes MTTKENHDGSATEGGDRLTRRGYVATAAAALGTSVLAGCSGSRGTSLEPDAPDGVPETVETQYWREWETIDADSPPLEYSATAGAVLDRFPVEFSSEDDPWMREHALMVKRGLGDLGIAVELNDRPLNQLYAQSWETRGLEAIVSMSTHGPDPQRGLDPNPLLMRRTEGSLSNYDNYYHPELQEVLTEQAQTTDRAEREELVDRAQELFAEDVGALITLFPEIITAVNTDRWTGYVETPGNGPTMDSFVWTEVNLQPETDNRTYVKGVTTSMNSLNLPWAAGGAEANRLTFIYDGLFDATPDLDVAPALATGGDFVDDTTVELTLREGVEWHDGEAFTAEDVKFTVELYKEYSSTSQVPFYEPIESVEVLGDHEVRFELSNPDASFMTQRVVRSVILPKHRWEDVDNPSQHNPDAPVGTGPFQFENWEQGTRFEATRNDDHWMFDDDWRADALGEQAERGPGIESVIWINVSNVDALIGSLQSGSIDAIGTTLSTLQADRAANTDGIEKLSTGSYAPLDTKLMFSCPPIRDKEFRVALAKAVDSQGFVDDFLDGQATVPAGENPISSLTQWHNADTTDYSYDVEEARNVLERAGYTWDDDGNLRFPNGEAWGAFVDRIQPENTHKRRSELGQPDFS
- a CDS encoding helix-turn-helix domain-containing protein; this encodes MAKLRRELDDVRSIELDNAFYVEDGTWIESLTVTSNAEFDPEAVVEEISGVSLFYDSEIPTASDDLEIRRLTILANESYPFILSLVLRQEAIPNRIVLQNDDFEAVVTTRDWDQFRAMADEVQETLGEFELLSVTQNEDPGEPLDSGRLTEVLVSKLTDEQLAVLETAYENGYFDIPRETSATELADELEIAQSTASERLRTAERTLLELIYGPRE
- a CDS encoding SLC13 family permease; translation: MADRDDARAGTETTLTSRQFLGLLAAAAILAVGTMVPPPAAVTVAGQRALAVFASALVLWLTRPIPYVVSSVLSVTLLFALETVDSFDAAATGFTSTLVFFLLLLLLLGDATTSVGLDRRLARRLLTAESTPRRALRSVAGSVLALALVMPSAMARAVTFIPIVKRLAAAFGAGDDGFETGAFLVLGHVNPIGSMALMTGGGMALVTSEIIATSVRPITWVDWAVLMLPPTIALYAAATLCAGLFAAVDGETTLGATAGTRLEADGEGTEPRTDVDEPQLETDGDGSPSLTRDQRLVALVLLGAIAGWIGGSFVGIPTVLPAVAAVVVLSLPQVGIITADDIAGVNWGIIFLVGAMLSILDVLETTGAIVAIVDALTRWIPFAALAQWQLVAVLIALAVGIRILFSTGSAAIVVALPIVLELAAVFDVNRLYLALTVLLVVGSTTILPFNTTAVLVSMDRGPLSHRDVASFGLVTMMLAVGVAAASWLVYWPLVG
- a CDS encoding HalOD1 output domain-containing protein; this encodes MDNSRSRSRWDPPSRRTEDEIIVDVVQALATADRLDLDEVEYTLYEYINPAVLTELAAHDGGSWKFTFEIADHEVTLTSDGRLFVDGVLCRDDLALQRSSSTPAYG